CTGTCGGCCGGATTCTTGATCTACGACGACGAGCGCTACGTCCTCAGGAACCCCCACATCCAGGAGGGATTCACCGCGGACGCCCTGCGCTGGGCGATGTCGGCCGGGTACGCGTCGAACTGGCATCCGCTGACGTGGCTCTCGCACATGCTCGATTGGCGCCTTTTCGGCTCCTCCGCCGGCGGGCACCACCTCACGAGCCTGCTCCTCCACGCGGCGAACGCCGCGGCGCTCTTCCTGCTCCTCGACAGGATGACAGGTGCGACCGGACGAAGCGCGTTCGCCGCGGCGCTGTTCGCGCTCCACCCGCTCCACGTCGAGTCGGTCGCCTGGGTGGCCGAGCGGAAGGACGTGCTGAGCACGCTGTTCTGGATCCTGGCGACCTTCAGCTACGTCGCGTGGACCCGGAGAGGAGGCATCGCGCGCTACGTGCAGGTCGCGGCGCTCCTCGCTCTCGGGCTCTCGGCGAAGCCGATGCTGGTCACCCTTCCCCTGACCCTGCTGATCCTCGACGGCTGGCCGCTCGGACGCTTTGCGTCCGGCAGCGGGCGCGCGGCGCGGCTCGTCGCGGAGAAGGTCCCGCTGCTGGCGCTCTCCGCAGTTTCCGCGGCGGTCACCCTGGCGGTCCAGGCGGCGAGCCCGGCTGTCGGCTCGATACAGGAGTTCCCGCTGGGTGCGCGGGTCGGCAACGCGCTGGTCGCTTATGCCGCGTACCTCGGCAAGGCGATCTGGCCCACGGGCCTCGCCGTGTTCTATCCCCACCCGGGGCCGTCGCTGGCTCTGGCGAAGCCGGCGGCCGCCGCGCTGCTCCTCGCGGCCGTCACCGCGCTCGCGCTCGCCTTCCGCCGGACGCGTCCCTATCTCCTCGCGGGCTGGCTCTGGTACCTCGTGACGCTCGTGCCGGTGATCGGCCTCGTGCAGGTGGGCGAGCAGGCCATGGCGGACCGGTACACCTACGTGCCCCTGATCGGCCCGTTCATCGCGATCGCCTGGGGGGTTCCCGACGCCGCTCGAGCGCTGCTCGCCGCCATCCGCCGGGGTGGGGCCAAGGGGACGGAGACCGGGCGGCCCCTGCGCTGGGCGCTCTTGACCGGCGCCGGTGCGGTCCTCCTGGTCCTGGCCCTCCTGACCCGGGCCCAGGCCGCGACCTGGAAGAACTCCCTGACCCTGTTCGAGCATGCTCTCGCCGTCACCCGCGGGAACCACCTGGCCCACCTCGACCTCGGCGCCGCGCTCGCGCGGGAGGGACGCTCCGACGAGGCGCTCGCCCACTACACGGAAGCGGTCCGGCTCAAGCCCGACGACGCCACGGCCCAGTACGATCTCGGTGCCGCTCTCGCCGCGCGGGGAGGGGACGCGAAGGCGATGGAGCACTACGCCAAGGCGCTCGCGCTCGACCCGGGGTACGCCGCCCCGCACAACAACCTGGGGATCCTGCTGGCGAAGCAGGGGAGGATCGACGAGGCCGCGCGCCACTACGCTGAAGCCGTTCGGCTCCGCCCGGACTTCGCGGAGGCGCACTTCAACCTCGCGGTGGCGCTCCACGCCCTCGGTCGGGACGAAGAAGCCTGGGAAGAGGTGGAGGCCTCGACGAGGCTCGGGATCAAGCCTCCTGAGGCGTTCCTGAAAGGTCTCGCCGGGAAGCGGGGCGGGAGCCCCGCCTCCCGATGAAGAGATCGACGAGCGCTACTTGGCGTTCTCCTGCCGGAACCCGTCCCGGCTCCGGTCCCTGACCGGACCGAACGACGGCTCGACCGGCGGGTGCTCCTTCCGGAGCTTGAGCACCTCGTCCAGGGCGCGGTCGAGCTGAGCGTCCGTTCCCTTGGCGAGGTCCTGCGGCAGGTTCTGGATCACGATGTCGGGATCCACCCCGTGGTTCTCGATGGCCCAACCCCGCTTGGGCTCCCACCACGCGAACTCCGGCTCGGTGACCATGCCGCCGTCCACGAGGAGCTTGTCGCCGCGGATCCCGACGACGCCGCCCCACGACCGCATGCCGATCACCGGTGCGAGCCCCTCGAGCTGGATCGCCGCCGGGAAGATGTCCCCGTCCGAGCCGGCGAACTCGTTGGTGAGCACGACGAACGGGCCGTTCAGGACCGCGGCGGGCCAGCGGCTGATCCCACCTCCCCGCGCCCGGTCCATGCTCACCACGCGTCGCCGCAGTCGCTCGACGATCATCTGGGATACCGCGCCGCCGTGATTGAAGCGGGCGTCCACGATCATGCCTTCCTTGTCGAGCTGAGGGTAGAACCAGGTGTTGAATTGGATCAGCCCGTCCTTCCACATGTCGGGGAGGTGGAGATAGCCGATCTTTCCCCCGCTCTTCTCGGCGACGTGCTCTCGGTTCGCGCGAACCCAATCGGAGTATCGCAGCCCGGCGTCCGAGGGGAGGGCCGTGATCGCGACGTCGCGGGCCCCCTCCTTGACCGGTTTGGCGTTCACGGTGAGGACCACCTTCTTGCCGGCCAGATTCTCCATCGACGCATCGAACGGCAGGCCCTTCGGGAACGGGCGATGGTTGACGGCGAGAATGTACTCGCCGACGGACACCGCGGAGCCCGGCTCGTCCAGCGACGAGCGGATCCCGTCGACGGGATCGCCCCGGTAGATCCTCGCCACCTTGTACGCGTCCCCCTCCCGCACGAGATCCGCCCCGAGGACGCCGGTCGAGACCTGCGGTACCTGAACGCCCGGATCGCCTCCCCAGGTGTAGGTGTGGGAGTTGTTGAGCTCGCCGATGACCTCCCCCACCAGATCGCGGAGATCGGAACGGTTGGCGAGCCGGGGGAGGAGCGTGGCGTAACGGTCCCGCACCGCCTTCCAGTTCAAGCCGCCCATGCCGGGATCCCAGAAGAAATCCCGCTCGTGCCGCCAAGCCTCGTAGTAGATCTGCGCCCATTCCTCGCGCGGATCGAGGTCGATCACGATCCCGTCGAGCGAGACCTTGGACTTCGCCATGTCGGGACCGGGAGGCGCCGCGGTGTCGACGACGTAGAGCTCGCCGCGCTTCTTCATCACGGCGATCTTGTCGGACTTGGACGCGACCATGAAGCCCGAGACCCCCTCGACGAACGACTTGGCTTCCTTCTTCTCGAGATCGAAGGCCATGAGGGTCGCGTCCGGAGGCGCCTCCTCGAACAACCCTACCTGTTCGGCGAACCCCTTGAGGGGAACCGACAGGAAGAAGACCTGTTTCGACGTCGCGCCCAGGCCGAAGTACCGTCCGACCGGGACGGGGAATTCCACGACGCGGTCGGCGAGCCCGTCGAGGTCGATCTCGACCGGCTTCGGGGGCTTCTTCTCCTCGCCCTTGTCCTCCGCCTTCCCTTTCTCGTCCTTTCCCTTCTCGTCCTTGGCGTCCTTCCCCTTGTCCTTTTCACCGGCCTTGCCGGCTTCCTTCTTCTCGTCGGTCGGGGGCAACCCCTCGAGGGCCGCGAACGGGTGCTTCACGTCCTTCCGGAGCAACACCGCATAGATCTTGGTGTTTTTCGCCTCGACGTTGTCCCAGTCGCGGTCGCCGAGGATCGGGTTGGCGACCCGGTCGCTCTCGAAGTACAGGTAGCGCCCGTCGGGGTCCCAGAAGGGGGTCCTGTCGTTGGTCGTCGACCCGGTCACCTCGTGGACCTTCCCGTCCTTGGTGTCGTATAGGTAGACCGAGCCGTAGTCGGTGGGACGCGCCTTGGCGTAGGCGAGCCACCGCCCGTCCGGGCTCCACACGTACTCCCGGATCTCCCGCTGCGTGCTCCGATCCACCGCTTTCGGGGTCCCGCCCTCGGCCGGCACCACGTAGAGCGTTTGGGTCTGGTCGGCGTAGGCGATCCACTTGCCGTCGGGGGAATAGACCGGCGGGAAATGCCAGCCGCTCTCCCCCGCCGGGACCACGGTCTTCGGCTCGCCGCGCCCCCACGCGTCGATCACCCGGATCTCCTCCTCGCGGGGGGCGTCGGTGACGTAAACGAGCTTCTTGCCGTCCGGATCGAACGTGGCCCAGCTTTCCCGCGCACCGCTGCCGCGGGTCACCGGGAGGGTCACCCCCTCCTTCGCCGGCACGGAGAAGATCTCGCCCCGGGTGACGATCGCGAGGCGCGACCCGTCGGGGGAGAGATCGAACGAGGTCAGCGTGCGGTCGGCGTCGGGGTAGCGCGCGCGGGTCAGCGAGAGATCGCTGGGCAGGTCCACGTCGAGCCGGTGCTCGCCTCCCGAGCCCGCGTCGAACACGTGGATGTCGGCACCGAGGGTGAACGCGATCCGGCCGTCCGGGCTCATCGAAGGCCAGCGGGCGTCCCAGTCCTTGAAATCGGTGTGCCGCTTCCGGTCCGATCCGTCGGGACGCATGGACCAGATGTTCATGGTTCCACCCGGGTCGCTGAGGAAGTAGATCCGGCCGCCGTGCCACATCGGGAACGCGTTGATGCCGTCGAAGGTCGTGACGGAGCGGAAGTCCCGGCGATCGGGACGGCCGACCCAGATGTCCGGCGCCGTGCCGCCGCGGTAGCGCTTCCAGGTGGCGGTCTCCCACGATTTCCGGTTGAACGCCCAGGCGCCGGTGTCCGGATCGACGGAGATCCGCGTCGCCCAGCCGAGAGGGAGCTTCTCCGGATCGCCGCCGTCCACGGGGATCGAGTAGAGCTCCCACTCGCCCAGCGGGTTCTCCGACGAGCTCCGGAACAGGATCCGCTTCCC
This portion of the Terriglobia bacterium genome encodes:
- a CDS encoding tetratricopeptide repeat protein, producing MTRSARVPDAAASTRALAALLLVGATILAFAPVLSAGFLIYDDERYVLRNPHIQEGFTADALRWAMSAGYASNWHPLTWLSHMLDWRLFGSSAGGHHLTSLLLHAANAAALFLLLDRMTGATGRSAFAAALFALHPLHVESVAWVAERKDVLSTLFWILATFSYVAWTRRGGIARYVQVAALLALGLSAKPMLVTLPLTLLILDGWPLGRFASGSGRAARLVAEKVPLLALSAVSAAVTLAVQAASPAVGSIQEFPLGARVGNALVAYAAYLGKAIWPTGLAVFYPHPGPSLALAKPAAAALLLAAVTALALAFRRTRPYLLAGWLWYLVTLVPVIGLVQVGEQAMADRYTYVPLIGPFIAIAWGVPDAARALLAAIRRGGAKGTETGRPLRWALLTGAGAVLLVLALLTRAQAATWKNSLTLFEHALAVTRGNHLAHLDLGAALAREGRSDEALAHYTEAVRLKPDDATAQYDLGAALAARGGDAKAMEHYAKALALDPGYAAPHNNLGILLAKQGRIDEAARHYAEAVRLRPDFAEAHFNLAVALHALGRDEEAWEEVEASTRLGIKPPEAFLKGLAGKRGGSPASR
- a CDS encoding PDZ domain-containing protein, whose product is MRRSGWLVVCLILGTGLLAAGAGAADAVASPAYFRYPDVHGDRVVFSAEADLWIAPATGGLARRLTTHPGTEYYAKFSPDGSRIAFTGEYDGNPDVYVIPAEGGEPRRLTWRPGPDQVIGWTPDGKRILFRSSSENPLGEWELYSIPVDGGDPEKLPLGWATRISVDPDTGAWAFNRKSWETATWKRYRGGTAPDIWVGRPDRRDFRSVTTFDGINAFPMWHGGRIYFLSDPGGTMNIWSMRPDGSDRKRHTDFKDWDARWPSMSPDGRIAFTLGADIHVFDAGSGGEHRLDVDLPSDLSLTRARYPDADRTLTSFDLSPDGSRLAIVTRGEIFSVPAKEGVTLPVTRGSGARESWATFDPDGKKLVYVTDAPREEEIRVIDAWGRGEPKTVVPAGESGWHFPPVYSPDGKWIAYADQTQTLYVVPAEGGTPKAVDRSTQREIREYVWSPDGRWLAYAKARPTDYGSVYLYDTKDGKVHEVTGSTTNDRTPFWDPDGRYLYFESDRVANPILGDRDWDNVEAKNTKIYAVLLRKDVKHPFAALEGLPPTDEKKEAGKAGEKDKGKDAKDEKGKDEKGKAEDKGEEKKPPKPVEIDLDGLADRVVEFPVPVGRYFGLGATSKQVFFLSVPLKGFAEQVGLFEEAPPDATLMAFDLEKKEAKSFVEGVSGFMVASKSDKIAVMKKRGELYVVDTAAPPGPDMAKSKVSLDGIVIDLDPREEWAQIYYEAWRHERDFFWDPGMGGLNWKAVRDRYATLLPRLANRSDLRDLVGEVIGELNNSHTYTWGGDPGVQVPQVSTGVLGADLVREGDAYKVARIYRGDPVDGIRSSLDEPGSAVSVGEYILAVNHRPFPKGLPFDASMENLAGKKVVLTVNAKPVKEGARDVAITALPSDAGLRYSDWVRANREHVAEKSGGKIGYLHLPDMWKDGLIQFNTWFYPQLDKEGMIVDARFNHGGAVSQMIVERLRRRVVSMDRARGGGISRWPAAVLNGPFVVLTNEFAGSDGDIFPAAIQLEGLAPVIGMRSWGGVVGIRGDKLLVDGGMVTEPEFAWWEPKRGWAIENHGVDPDIVIQNLPQDLAKGTDAQLDRALDEVLKLRKEHPPVEPSFGPVRDRSRDGFRQENAK